The following proteins come from a genomic window of Denitromonas sp.:
- a CDS encoding rhomboid family intramembrane serine protease has translation MPPVTRALIIGTALIFLLQMSGGMPFLAPFALWPDPLAVAQAPWTLVSYSFLHGGLGHIFFNMFAVFMFGSELERVFGPRRYAMLWFASVVTGALAQVAVGVLFGAQAPVIGASAGVFGLLLSYGVLFPKRRVVLLIPPIPMPAALFVALYGALELFLGVTGLQTGVAHFAHLGGMLGGALMLRHFWARRRP, from the coding sequence ATGCCCCCTGTCACTCGCGCGTTGATCATCGGCACCGCGCTGATCTTCCTGCTGCAGATGAGCGGCGGCATGCCGTTCCTGGCACCCTTCGCCCTGTGGCCCGATCCGCTGGCCGTGGCGCAGGCGCCGTGGACGCTGGTGAGCTACAGCTTTCTGCACGGCGGGCTCGGCCATATCTTCTTCAACATGTTCGCGGTGTTCATGTTCGGCAGCGAGCTGGAACGGGTGTTCGGCCCGCGCCGCTATGCCATGCTGTGGTTCGCCAGCGTGGTCACCGGGGCCTTGGCGCAGGTGGCGGTGGGCGTGCTGTTCGGCGCGCAGGCGCCGGTGATCGGCGCCTCGGCGGGGGTGTTCGGCCTGCTGCTGAGCTACGGCGTGCTGTTTCCCAAACGCCGCGTGGTGCTGCTGATTCCGCCCATCCCCATGCCGGCGGCGCTGTTCGTGGCGCTGTATGGCGCGCTGGAGCTGTTCCTTGGCGTGACCGGCCTGCAGACCGGCGTGGCGCATTTTGCGCACCTCGGCGGCATGCTCGGCGGCGCGCTGATGCTCAGGCACTTCTGGGCGCGGCGGCGTCCTTGA